A part of Timaviella obliquedivisa GSE-PSE-MK23-08B genomic DNA contains:
- a CDS encoding phage tail tape measure protein, translating to MADTDRYGLTAYYAFEVQNNAFATMDKVERGLHNIESAIRNLEKTSGTALGQKLNSTFGAASNNVRDLANEVKKTNNVLTSTASHLSPIKQEFRALRAESRNIDFGDLKNPAVFDQAKKSIHSYIAELDKLEAQITGTTAADRQFKSEIVRAKQVAQNKVDISGQQRVGANATERAGMATGVATAGAAIAMPLAMIGKKSIDTYKGFEDQLFAVEAVMDATQKTQANLDKIRDKSKQLGATTKFSASEAAGGFVLLAQAGYTVDQQLSAIDGTLKLAAAGSMGLAEATGYTLSSIGQFGLKAADSAHVADVMAKTANSAQLDVKDLGESLKYAGVNAKTYGASLEQTSAMIGVLSEAGLKGSEAGTVMRSVFTRLSAPTSEARRALEQLGVSVLDSSGKMRPVNQVLKDIHGGLGQLNDGQKAEAMKAIFGTEAIGGAQYLINNTGKINAYTDANYRASQGMGAATEAALTLEKGMGGSFRNFSSAWEGVLIEIGQVLAPVVKTAADALSKLMTAFIGLPQPMKTGIVIAGALTLGLASLAVVVGTLAIAYFSLQQAMASTGIASTLLKNGTIPLTGATQKIALAFGTQGFAGVMTEAGVTLSGFGTAIGTFATGALAALTSPIALTIAGFVALYAAIELLTPSINILGVILSVIAAPIGLVVGLLKGLATGFMDAFKPILTTLQPVAGQFTLVGDAIKQASAAFGSFAGAGENVGKILGFILGNFIVVPLNGIIAIVKILVGGIQAIGAVIDFSIIKPMQFVLVIASAIASPFVYAAQRIQTAWQGFVTWFLSMPLVQFAIDMGQGLINALNHSPTVKIPIAWEGAIAKIQGLMSFLVSAAQGVGVLLTGVFISPFQAILGAASTTLSVMGEMWQGFATWLTEMLTAVPRGVGNAFEKLIPPFLRDNGGNGGKKPSSPAATPPTQNIKPPPPLAISPVPNLANFTLPPVSAPIPPLSPQTSQLANPKNDIQPFIRPQPASQSVPQPVPGLRPAAPLEPSSALATVSPQVTIPVQARVQLETIAVFESVLQSVTNQIPQAQSAVTQGVSQVEQAYNDRASQAKFLGLSGLFDLDLAPIKQQFITLTQQTVQFAQATGTAIATLDFSKAQTGLQGYIGNLTSAIANISNHIGGMSLSVAAFGIASLASFSPVILIMSGVIIIAVAISRNFLGLRTILKGVFQVVSGVVQGFRRSLVGIIQIVQGIGKIFSGMSLAVRGDFSVMGEGIKLVFKGIQNIAQSVSIAVKQTFQGSAQILRGVFQGVEQVFSAVGHSMRVILRMLRGDFGRIGDGARSAFNLVRTVSTSTFKGVGAIASSVLQAVGKLFSGAKLHLNLESLRQSFSRINQLFERAKSVITGGIRAIASLPVVLNLSRISQLPNILTGITARAKESINLFTNHLGAVPISLNLAKLSRLPSIITAITSRAGDTMRSFTDRLNSHSIHLKTAVFEQLPGLVTATLEKVSHGWLSFTQRLDQVPVLNEFKAFIHTIPALFTAAVERVQAIWSGLTSSVGGFMDRITGKSKKTGKELVSNLAENSPGPTFQIRQKWKALAIALTGQMEYLSAHAQSTGGKISSSLSKVKFGDVLRDRLNKVGGGFSSLGSVVSNFSPQLAAPLFIAGDLVSSFDSLSESIPAAKKMFTEFTPKLAGLGDAAKKGIAPLKGAGLSMLSSLQGLSGQLIPKLSLMASTVFPMVATAASAAWTTVIAPLLPFIAGVALAVGAIALLTYAFRSNFLGVRTLVEGIASVLGFTLLMPFRVIERVITLISSGLKFMITAIAGAGTAVREMLLSPFTQLSELGDKVSNIFGRKPKVEPASLPPSNVAESVLQPVKPPVVKQSPIEQPLVNQAVFEAQKSNAINQIQSAPSSRSNPVQPQSQLVATPVSKPVLPSSPAQAQPIQTQSQPAPTLPQNPVQAAAQSPAQSPAQSIPPQPISTAISNESKLKNQLIPELANQTITQTITQDTAPARSQWTAFSNWFAGAATKIATLGAQSGTAIAQSWGQLTRTIAQALQIAPVERLREAIGGAVGQFNAATFSAFAFGLASLTSLSPIILIVAGIALGVLAIASNFLGIRTIIQGLIKTASGLFNIVRGAVESVAALIKTTYELAKGLTQILGGIPAALTGDFFKIRAGFTTVVTAFESGGQQIKAAFTRIGSGIGQTFEGLLRIARGVGQGIEQVFSLITNTFKGIGKTASLITSGIESAWSVLPQSAGAIFNAVGDRVHSALAQIQQFWSGLTLKLPDVNLAHLANLPAKIGQVIAQFENIFSAGIQKAQDIWHGLAFKLPTINLATLEILPAKVGEIIAKVGQSVHQIGTIFTTGVQKIKEVWTGLTSLNQVPILESFMSFVHTIPTTFAAVVDKIKALWEGVGDKLSSVFGFLKGKSKQAGRDLQSNLAEASPGPTFQIRMKWAMTGDKIRAEMDGIRQSAGVTGHQIGDRITAGMNHAAQSSKTKMGAIGQHLRTAAKGKGAAALGSTSSSIGMSLSNFAPQLATPLFMLSDLTDTASTLADSLPEAKKFFTGLAPGIKGLGTTAKSFIPMIGKSFSSIAPIIAGFGSTAITTISALIPVMSGFATTAIASFSAIIPVVLPFLPIIAAIAGGVALLYFGFKNNFLGIRSIVQAVGSAFIALGQLISYLLNPFRVLADMARVVTGALQLAVSTISGAWQGFSGWFGGMLGGLVQGGENAGQGLINALNHSPTIKIPIAWQKAVGAIGGFLGGLVDHGVGAGKLLSTAMSGMAAIAGQTVGKAFNHLTLAAASFGFSSLIALAPVGLALAGVGLAVFLVSRNFLGLKTIFTAVAQIIRGLISGITQALSGLINILKGIGNIIAGVFTGNLSRIGTGFKQVFGGAGQVVKAIASTISTTLGGSVQMVSGLLQGLKQIFSGFGVVIGSAFSSPRAMLEKFIGIIAQIEAKVKGVGAAIASSPIGKLAQAVGMKARGKTATIPEAQELVNFDQKLKNAPAAANQTSVKSAAGISQAINLPQPLSIPEQAQSIASIQTKRLIDSQNTNTQPQATPNRLQRFIGQPSSLFNSRSNPVQNIATPIANPIPIATQERPPVRPQSGISQAIKTNNDAPALAVTTGQKATQSLSTATDAAGSLAAVLSTIAPGLAAPINGFATLASGVMGLIATMPLMISSFASLNLGTLTWGGVTSSVSGFVSASFASVTATASSMWAGLVATYTTAGGISGIWALITSTASGIVSSGFASVTAIASGMGLNLSAIFGGLSVFSAIWGAVSTTVSGIVGTSFAGVATAASSMWLAVTGPMLPFVLAFLAAASLVFVAYQTNFMGIRQVINGAFGFITSVLGGIWSIISGTVGAIASIIGSILMQPIQAIGAAFNDIGGAFGDLFNAFITPLQPMIQAVQGFFSMFNQNTNQSASTLNVIKAALELAFLPIRIIFSVISTGIRVVGLAIAGIVRIVGILVSVLMIPVRILGVFVGIFQAIGTAFYSALIQPVLTFVGLIQGIASFFINLPGLVANAISAPFRAIQSFIQGIGQAIAGIPILGSIFTAISGVQPQPQQNQTPVQRFAKGGLVQGSGGTDSQNALVTPGEFILNPIASQIFRPILEGMNGGATSLMQLIPQLPPIPIPLPVPVPVGDRGNSSLPPISLQLNFGDIVIGQGGDRSNQDSMAIVSEFMDKIAPLLERQVVDILRATLEKAR from the coding sequence ATGGCAGATACCGATCGCTACGGTTTAACGGCTTACTACGCTTTTGAAGTACAAAACAACGCCTTCGCCACGATGGACAAGGTGGAACGTGGTTTGCACAATATCGAATCTGCTATTAGAAACCTGGAGAAAACGAGCGGAACGGCATTAGGACAAAAGCTCAATTCCACATTCGGAGCAGCTTCCAACAATGTCCGAGACTTGGCGAACGAAGTTAAAAAAACTAATAATGTCCTCACCAGTACAGCAAGCCATCTATCCCCGATTAAGCAGGAATTCCGAGCGCTCAGAGCAGAATCTAGGAATATTGATTTTGGCGATCTAAAAAATCCAGCCGTCTTTGATCAAGCTAAAAAATCGATTCATTCTTACATTGCCGAATTAGATAAGTTGGAAGCCCAGATAACGGGCACGACCGCCGCCGATCGCCAGTTCAAATCTGAGATTGTTAGAGCAAAGCAGGTTGCCCAGAACAAGGTAGACATCTCAGGGCAGCAACGGGTCGGCGCTAATGCTACCGAACGGGCTGGCATGGCAACAGGAGTGGCTACAGCCGGGGCAGCGATCGCTATGCCTCTAGCGATGATTGGCAAAAAATCAATTGATACTTACAAGGGGTTTGAGGATCAACTTTTTGCCGTGGAAGCGGTAATGGATGCGACCCAGAAAACCCAAGCCAATCTAGACAAGATTAGAGATAAATCTAAGCAATTAGGGGCGACAACTAAGTTTTCCGCTAGTGAAGCCGCAGGCGGTTTCGTCCTTTTGGCTCAGGCTGGATATACCGTCGATCAACAGTTAAGCGCGATCGACGGGACGTTAAAACTTGCCGCTGCTGGCAGTATGGGACTAGCTGAGGCAACAGGATATACCCTTAGTTCCATTGGTCAGTTCGGCTTGAAAGCCGCCGATTCTGCTCACGTTGCGGACGTGATGGCAAAGACCGCTAACTCTGCTCAACTTGATGTAAAAGACTTGGGTGAATCTCTAAAGTACGCAGGTGTGAACGCCAAAACCTACGGAGCAAGCCTAGAGCAAACCTCCGCCATGATTGGGGTTTTATCAGAAGCGGGACTAAAAGGATCTGAAGCTGGGACGGTAATGCGATCGGTGTTTACCCGCCTCTCTGCTCCTACGAGTGAAGCGAGAAGGGCGCTAGAGCAGTTAGGCGTTTCAGTGCTGGATTCATCGGGCAAAATGCGTCCTGTCAATCAAGTTTTGAAGGATATTCACGGCGGATTGGGACAGCTTAATGATGGTCAAAAAGCCGAAGCCATGAAAGCAATTTTCGGTACAGAAGCGATCGGCGGCGCTCAATACCTGATTAACAACACTGGGAAAATTAACGCCTACACCGACGCTAACTACAGAGCTAGTCAGGGGATGGGAGCTGCAACAGAAGCAGCGCTAACTCTAGAGAAGGGAATGGGCGGCTCTTTCCGAAATTTCTCCTCAGCTTGGGAGGGAGTTTTAATTGAAATCGGACAGGTTCTAGCCCCGGTCGTTAAAACGGCTGCGGACGCTCTATCTAAACTGATGACCGCCTTTATTGGCTTACCTCAACCCATGAAAACGGGAATTGTGATTGCAGGCGCACTCACCCTAGGATTGGCATCCCTGGCAGTCGTCGTGGGGACACTGGCGATCGCTTATTTCTCCCTACAGCAAGCGATGGCATCCACCGGAATCGCCTCCACACTGCTTAAGAATGGGACAATTCCATTAACGGGAGCAACCCAGAAAATTGCCCTCGCCTTCGGCACCCAAGGCTTTGCCGGAGTAATGACGGAGGCGGGTGTGACTCTCTCAGGTTTTGGGACGGCGATCGGCACTTTTGCCACCGGAGCGCTGGCGGCTCTCACCAGCCCGATCGCCCTGACGATTGCGGGGTTTGTGGCGCTGTATGCTGCGATTGAACTGTTAACCCCAAGCATTAACATTCTGGGCGTGATTCTCAGCGTTATAGCCGCCCCGATCGGTTTGGTCGTGGGATTGCTCAAAGGGTTAGCGACAGGCTTTATGGATGCCTTCAAACCCATCCTCACGACCCTGCAACCCGTAGCGGGACAATTTACCCTCGTGGGTGATGCTATCAAGCAAGCATCCGCCGCCTTCGGCTCATTCGCGGGGGCGGGTGAAAATGTTGGAAAAATCCTAGGATTTATCCTGGGTAACTTTATTGTGGTGCCCCTTAACGGCATCATTGCGATCGTCAAAATACTAGTCGGCGGCATACAAGCGATCGGCGCGGTAATTGATTTCTCAATCATCAAACCGATGCAATTTGTATTGGTCATCGCCAGCGCGATCGCATCCCCATTTGTCTATGCAGCGCAACGCATACAGACCGCATGGCAAGGGTTCGTCACCTGGTTTTTATCAATGCCGCTGGTACAGTTTGCGATCGATATGGGGCAAGGATTAATTAACGCTCTAAACCATTCACCCACCGTCAAAATTCCGATCGCTTGGGAAGGGGCGATCGCTAAAATTCAGGGTCTAATGAGCTTCCTAGTCAGTGCAGCGCAAGGCGTTGGCGTTTTGCTCACGGGTGTTTTTATCAGCCCATTTCAAGCAATTCTAGGAGCCGCCAGCACCACTCTTTCGGTCATGGGTGAGATGTGGCAAGGATTCGCCACCTGGCTAACTGAGATGCTTACCGCCGTCCCTAGAGGCGTGGGAAATGCGTTTGAGAAGCTGATTCCCCCGTTCCTGCGAGATAACGGTGGTAATGGGGGTAAAAAGCCATCCTCTCCAGCGGCAACCCCGCCGACTCAGAATATTAAGCCGCCGCCACCACTGGCGATAAGCCCCGTCCCCAACCTGGCAAACTTTACCCTCCCCCCTGTGAGTGCGCCTATTCCACCGCTTAGTCCACAAACTAGCCAGCTTGCCAACCCGAAAAATGATATTCAACCTTTTATCCGTCCTCAGCCTGCTTCTCAGTCTGTTCCTCAGCCTGTTCCTGGGTTACGCCCTGCTGCTCCCCTTGAGCCTTCATCAGCACTTGCAACGGTATCACCACAGGTTACAATTCCTGTCCAAGCTCGTGTTCAACTTGAAACGATCGCTGTATTTGAATCCGTCCTTCAGAGCGTTACGAATCAGATACCACAGGCTCAAAGTGCAGTCACTCAAGGCGTTTCGCAAGTTGAGCAAGCATATAACGATCGCGCTTCGCAAGCTAAATTTCTAGGTCTATCGGGGCTATTTGATCTCGATTTAGCGCCGATAAAACAGCAGTTTATTACCCTGACTCAACAGACGGTGCAGTTTGCCCAAGCAACCGGAACCGCGATCGCCACCCTTGACTTTAGCAAAGCTCAAACCGGACTCCAGGGCTACATCGGCAACCTAACCAGCGCGATCGCTAATATCTCGAATCACATCGGCGGCATGAGTTTAAGCGTTGCCGCTTTTGGCATTGCCTCTCTCGCCTCATTCTCCCCCGTCATCCTGATCATGAGCGGCGTGATCATCATTGCCGTCGCCATTTCCAGGAACTTCCTAGGCTTAAGAACCATTCTTAAAGGCGTGTTTCAAGTCGTCTCTGGAGTTGTCCAAGGATTCAGGCGATCGCTGGTTGGCATCATTCAAATTGTTCAAGGTATCGGCAAAATTTTCTCAGGCATGAGCTTGGCTGTGCGCGGTGATTTCTCCGTGATGGGAGAAGGGATTAAACTGGTATTTAAGGGTATCCAGAACATTGCTCAAAGCGTATCAATTGCCGTCAAGCAAACCTTCCAAGGCTCGGCTCAAATCCTGCGCGGCGTGTTCCAAGGAGTTGAGCAAGTCTTTTCAGCGGTCGGTCATTCTATGCGGGTTATCCTGCGAATGCTGCGGGGTGATTTTGGGCGGATAGGCGATGGAGCGCGATCGGCGTTTAACCTCGTGAGAACCGTCTCAACCTCAACGTTCAAAGGGGTGGGCGCGATCGCCTCATCTGTCCTACAGGCTGTTGGTAAGCTATTCTCAGGCGCAAAACTTCACCTTAATCTAGAATCCCTGCGGCAATCATTTTCTAGAATCAATCAATTATTTGAGCGAGCAAAGTCTGTGATCACGGGCGGCATCCGGGCGATCGCTTCTCTCCCAGTTGTCTTAAATCTCTCTAGAATTTCCCAACTGCCTAATATCCTCACCGGGATTACCGCTAGAGCAAAAGAATCAATTAATCTTTTTACTAATCATCTCGGCGCTGTCCCAATCTCGTTAAATCTGGCTAAGCTCTCCCGTCTACCCAGCATCATTACAGCCATCACCAGTCGAGCGGGTGATACGATGCGGAGCTTTACCGATCGCCTTAACTCTCATTCCATCCACCTGAAAACCGCCGTCTTTGAGCAGTTACCGGGGTTAGTGACAGCCACCCTAGAAAAGGTATCCCACGGCTGGCTCAGCTTCACTCAGCGCCTCGATCAAGTTCCTGTCCTGAATGAGTTTAAGGCTTTCATTCACACGATTCCGGCGCTATTTACCGCCGCCGTCGAGCGCGTCCAAGCTATCTGGAGCGGTCTAACTAGCTCGGTGGGCGGGTTTATGGATCGGATTACAGGTAAGAGCAAAAAGACAGGCAAGGAATTAGTCTCAAATCTTGCCGAAAATTCTCCGGGTCCGACTTTTCAAATTCGCCAAAAATGGAAGGCGCTGGCGATCGCCCTGACTGGGCAAATGGAGTATTTATCGGCTCATGCTCAATCGACAGGCGGCAAAATTAGCAGCAGTTTAAGCAAGGTCAAATTCGGGGATGTTTTGCGCGATCGCCTCAATAAGGTGGGCGGCGGCTTCTCTTCCCTCGGCTCCGTGGTAAGCAATTTCTCCCCCCAGCTTGCCGCCCCCCTCTTTATCGCTGGAGATTTAGTCAGCAGCTTTGATTCTCTCTCAGAATCAATTCCCGCTGCCAAAAAAATGTTTACTGAGTTTACCCCTAAATTAGCAGGCTTGGGAGATGCGGCAAAGAAAGGAATTGCCCCTCTAAAAGGTGCGGGTCTATCCATGCTCTCTAGCTTGCAGGGCTTATCTGGGCAGCTCATCCCTAAATTAAGCCTGATGGCTTCAACCGTCTTTCCCATGGTTGCAACCGCCGCCAGCGCCGCCTGGACTACCGTTATCGCTCCGTTGCTTCCCTTCATTGCAGGCGTAGCTCTAGCGGTAGGCGCGATCGCCCTCCTCACCTATGCTTTCCGCAGTAATTTTCTAGGAGTGAGAACCCTAGTAGAAGGGATTGCCAGCGTCCTTGGCTTCACCCTCCTGATGCCATTCCGGGTGATTGAGCGGGTGATTACCCTCATTTCCTCCGGTCTAAAATTCATGATCACTGCGATCGCCGGAGCAGGTACAGCCGTCCGAGAGATGTTGCTATCCCCCTTTACTCAACTCTCTGAACTGGGCGATAAAGTCAGCAATATTTTTGGGCGGAAGCCAAAGGTAGAACCCGCCTCACTCCCTCCGTCTAACGTCGCCGAATCCGTCCTTCAACCCGTTAAGCCGCCTGTTGTTAAACAGTCCCCGATCGAGCAACCTCTAGTTAATCAAGCCGTATTTGAGGCTCAGAAATCCAATGCCATTAATCAAATCCAGTCTGCTCCCTCTAGCCGTTCTAATCCTGTTCAACCCCAATCTCAACTGGTTGCCACCCCAGTTTCAAAGCCCGTCCTGCCCAGTAGCCCCGCCCAAGCTCAACCGATCCAAACCCAATCTCAACCCGCTCCCACCCTGCCTCAAAACCCCGTCCAAGCCGCCGCCCAATCGCCTGCCCAATCGCCTGCCCAATCCATTCCACCTCAGCCAATCTCAACCGCTATTAGTAACGAATCAAAATTAAAGAATCAATTGATTCCTGAGTTAGCGAATCAGACAATCACCCAGACAATTACTCAAGATACGGCCCCAGCGCGATCGCAATGGACGGCATTTTCTAACTGGTTTGCAGGCGCAGCGACTAAGATTGCTACTCTAGGTGCCCAATCTGGCACCGCGATCGCTCAATCTTGGGGACAGCTCACCAGGACGATTGCTCAAGCCTTGCAGATTGCCCCGGTAGAACGATTAAGAGAGGCGATCGGTGGGGCAGTGGGACAGTTTAACGCTGCCACATTCTCCGCTTTTGCCTTCGGTCTAGCCTCCCTCACTTCGCTCAGCCCCATCATTCTAATTGTGGCGGGGATTGCCTTGGGAGTACTGGCGATCGCCTCTAACTTCCTGGGCATCAGAACAATTATTCAGGGCTTAATTAAAACCGCCAGTGGCTTGTTTAATATCGTGCGTGGCGCGGTCGAATCGGTTGCCGCCCTGATTAAGACTACCTACGAACTAGCCAAAGGTCTAACTCAAATCCTGGGCGGTATCCCCGCAGCTCTGACGGGCGATTTCTTCAAGATTAGAGCAGGATTTACCACAGTTGTTACGGCATTCGAGTCAGGCGGTCAACAAATAAAGGCAGCATTTACCCGCATTGGTTCAGGAATTGGACAGACGTTTGAGGGCTTATTGCGGATTGCTCGTGGCGTGGGGCAAGGGATTGAGCAAGTATTCTCCTTAATCACAAACACGTTTAAGGGCATTGGTAAAACAGCCAGCCTCATCACTTCTGGCATTGAAAGCGCCTGGTCAGTGCTACCCCAATCGGCAGGCGCAATTTTTAATGCAGTGGGCGATCGCGTTCATAGCGCCCTTGCCCAAATTCAACAATTTTGGTCAGGCTTAACCCTAAAATTGCCTGATGTAAATTTGGCACATTTAGCAAATTTGCCTGCCAAAATTGGTCAAGTCATTGCCCAATTTGAAAACATTTTCAGCGCTGGAATCCAGAAGGCACAAGACATTTGGCACGGTTTAGCGTTCAAATTGCCCACTATAAATTTGGCAACATTGGAAATTTTGCCTGCCAAAGTTGGGGAAATTATTGCCAAAGTTGGGCAATCTGTTCACCAAATTGGGACAATTTTTACCACTGGCGTTCAGAAAATTAAAGAAGTTTGGACAGGGCTAACCAGTCTTAACCAAGTGCCAATTCTGGAAAGCTTCATGAGCTTTGTTCATACCATCCCCACCACTTTTGCCGCCGTAGTGGACAAAATTAAAGCACTGTGGGAAGGCGTTGGGGACAAACTTAGCAGCGTGTTTGGATTCCTCAAGGGCAAGAGCAAGCAGGCGGGACGCGATTTACAATCGAATTTAGCCGAGGCTTCACCGGGCCCGACCTTTCAGATCAGAATGAAATGGGCAATGACCGGGGATAAGATTCGCGCCGAAATGGACGGGATTAGGCAATCCGCCGGAGTTACGGGGCATCAGATTGGCGATCGCATTACCGCCGGAATGAATCACGCCGCGCAAAGCTCAAAGACAAAAATGGGAGCGATCGGGCAACATCTCAGGACGGCAGCAAAAGGTAAAGGAGCCGCCGCGCTGGGTAGCACCAGCAGCTCGATCGGCATGAGCTTGAGCAACTTTGCACCGCAGCTTGCGACACCATTATTCATGCTCTCTGACCTGACTGATACCGCCAGCACCCTCGCTGATTCTCTGCCAGAAGCCAAGAAATTCTTTACAGGTTTAGCCCCCGGAATTAAGGGGCTTGGGACAACTGCAAAGTCATTTATTCCCATGATTGGCAAGAGTTTCAGTTCGATCGCCCCTATCATTGCTGGCTTTGGCTCAACCGCAATAACTACGATTAGCGCCTTAATTCCGGTCATGAGTGGGTTTGCAACAACGGCGATCGCTTCCTTCTCAGCCATCATCCCAGTCGTGCTGCCATTCCTGCCTATCATTGCGGCGATCGCTGGCGGCGTTGCTCTGCTCTATTTTGGGTTCAAGAATAACTTCCTAGGCATCCGCTCGATCGTGCAAGCGGTCGGCTCAGCATTCATCGCCCTCGGTCAATTAATCTCCTACCTGCTCAATCCCTTCCGAGTTCTGGCAGATATGGCGCGGGTCGTGACCGGAGCATTGCAGTTAGCAGTTTCTACTATTAGCGGTGCATGGCAAGGGTTTTCCGGTTGGTTTGGTGGAATGTTGGGCGGGTTAGTTCAAGGTGGAGAGAACGCAGGGCAAGGATTAATTAATGCTCTAAATCATTCGCCTACCATCAAGATTCCGATCGCTTGGCAAAAGGCGGTCGGGGCGATCGGCGGGTTCCTGGGCGGGTTAGTTGATCACGGGGTTGGGGCTGGAAAACTTCTCTCAACTGCAATGTCAGGAATGGCAGCGATCGCGGGTCAAACCGTTGGAAAAGCGTTTAATCATCTCACTCTAGCGGCTGCATCCTTCGGCTTCTCTAGCTTGATTGCACTTGCCCCGGTTGGCTTAGCGCTTGCAGGCGTGGGGCTGGCTGTCTTCCTAGTCTCTAGAAATTTCCTAGGATTAAAGACAATTTTCACCGCCGTCGCTCAAATTATCCGAGGGTTAATTTCTGGCATCACTCAAGCCCTCTCAGGATTAATTAATATTCTGAAAGGTATCGGCAATATTATTGCTGGAGTCTTCACAGGCAACCTGAGCAGAATCGGCACTGGATTTAAGCAGGTATTCGGCGGCGCGGGTCAGGTAGTCAAAGCGATCGCCAGCACAATCAGTACGACACTGGGCGGCTCCGTTCAGATGGTGAGTGGATTACTGCAAGGCTTGAAGCAAATCTTCTCAGGCTTCGGGGTCGTCATCGGTTCTGCCTTCAGTTCTCCCAGAGCAATGCTGGAAAAGTTCATCGGCATCATTGCTCAGATTGAAGCCAAGGTTAAAGGTGTTGGAGCTGCGATCGCCAGTTCCCCAATCGGTAAACTAGCTCAAGCGGTCGGGATGAAAGCTCGGGGCAAAACCGCCACGATTCCAGAAGCTCAAGAGCTGGTCAATTTCGATCAAAAGCTTAAGAACGCCCCCGCTGCGGCAAATCAAACCAGCGTTAAATCAGCGGCGGGTATTTCTCAAGCTATTAATTTGCCTCAACCCCTTTCTATCCCAGAGCAAGCCCAATCAATTGCCTCGATTCAAACTAAAAGATTAATTGATTCTCAAAATACAAACACCCAACCGCAGGCAACGCCCAACCGCTTGCAACGCTTTATCGGTCAGCCTTCAAGCCTATTCAACTCGCGCTCAAATCCCGTCCAAAATATTGCCACCCCGATCGCTAATCCTATCCCGATCGCAACGCAGGAGCGCCCCCCTGTTCGTCCTCAATCGGGTATTTCCCAAGCTATTAAAACGAATAACGACGCGCCCGCGCTTGCTGTCACAACTGGACAAAAAGCGACCCAAAGCCTTTCTACTGCTACGGATGCGGCGGGTTCACTGGCGGCGGTTCTCAGCACGATCGCCCCTGGTTTAGCCGCGCCGATTAATGGATTCGCAACTCTAGCATCAGGCGTTATGGGCTTAATTGCCACAATGCCGCTAATGATCAGTTCATTTGCATCATTGAATCTAGGCACCCTGACCTGGGGCGGCGTTACCTCTTCCGTCTCTGGTTTCGTCTCAGCTAGTTTCGCAAGCGTTACTGCAACCGCGTCCTCAATGTGGGCGGGGCTAGTTGCAACCTATACGACCGCAGGCGGTATATCTGGTATTTGGGCGTTAATCACCTCGACAGCAAGCGGTATTGTTTCAAGCGGGTTTGCCTCCGTCACTGCGATCGCCTCTGGCATGGGATTAAATCTGTCCGCCATCTTTGGTGGCTTAAGTGTCTTTAGTGCGATTTGGGGAGCAGTTAGTACAACCGTTTCCGGTATCGTCGGAACGTCCTTCGCTGGAGTCGCTACCGCCGCATCTTCCATGTGGTTGGCGGTAACAGGTCCGATGCTGCCATTTGTCCTAGCATTCCTGGCGGCTGCATCCCTGGTCTTCGTTGCCTATCAAACTAACTTTATGGGCATTCGGCAGGTTATTAATGGCGCGTTTGGTTTCATCACTTCAGTTCTGGGCGGTATCTGGTCAATCATCTCTGGAACCGTAGGCGCGATCGCCAGCATTATTGGTTCTATTCTCATGCAACCGATTCAGGCGATCGGTGCAGCGTTTAACGACATTGGGGGAGCATTCGGAGATTTATTTAATGCTTTTATTACACCCCTACAGCCCATGATCCAAGCTGTGCAAGGGTTCTTCTCGATGTTCAATCAGAATACAAATCAGAGCGCTAGCACATTAAACGTCATAAAAGCCGCGCTTGAGTTGGCATTCTTGCCCATCCGAATCATCTTCTCTGTGATCTCGACGGGCATCCGAGTTGTGGGACTGGCGATCGCAGGTATCGTTCGCATCGTCGGTATTCTGGTTTCAGTTCTGATGATTCCCGTCCGCATTTTGGGCGTATTCGTTGGCATCTTTCAGGCGATCGGCACCGCATTCTACTCAGCATTAATCCAGCCCGTTCTGACCTTCGTGGGGTTAATCCAAGGCATTGCCTCATTCTTTATTAACCTACCAGGATTAGTCGCTAACGCGATTTCTGCACCCTTTAGAGCGATTCAATCCTTCATTCAAGGTATCGGGCAAGCGATCGCAGGTATCCCAATTCTCGGCTCCATCTTCACCGCAATCTCAGGCGTTCAGCCTCAGCCCCAGCAAAATCAAACGCCCGTCCAGCGCTTTGCTAAGGGTGGATTAGTTCAAGGCTCTGGAGGTACAGATAGTCAAAATGCATTAGTTACTCCTGGAGAATTCATTCTCAACCCGATCGCCTCCCAAATATTCAGACCGATTCTAGAGGGCATGAACGGCGGCGCGACCTCTTTAATGCAGCTCATCCCCCAACTTCCACCCATTCCTATTCCCCTACCCGTCCCGGTTCCCGTGGGCGATCGCGGCAATAGTTCTCTTCCCCCTATCTCTTTACAACTCAATTTTGGGGACATTGTAATTGGGCAGGGGGGCGATCGCTCTAATCAAGATTCTATGGCGATCGTGTCCGAGTTCATGGATAAAATTGCTCCCCTGCTAGAGCGTCAAGTCGTGGATATTCTGAGGGCAACCCTGGAAAAGGCGCGATAA